From Denitrovibrio acetiphilus DSM 12809, the proteins below share one genomic window:
- the holA gene encoding DNA polymerase III subunit delta has translation MPSKSDGKFKYIAGSDYFQEQELKKILGSIEDCETEGFSAEDFNPEFFFNFINSASLFQENKAAIVKSAHKIKNAADVITKCKDCVETHLIFLTPELKISKEINKALKEAGFETEIEKKARKYDLTGKILQMFADADFRIDSSSAAEINEIFEGDLKQITNEIEKLTLYFAYKKPKSAADVIKAVTARKHDSIFTFIDAYTARSRNVCNVMLDGFISSGENLNILISLLFKRMRELYLYINLKEQVKENRPWMLDKLKAGVRAWRHEDLIRLYGLFAELDYKNKTGQISTQNYMLRLVAAL, from the coding sequence ATGCCTTCGAAAAGTGATGGGAAATTTAAATATATAGCCGGAAGCGATTATTTTCAGGAGCAGGAGCTTAAAAAAATACTCGGTTCCATTGAGGATTGCGAAACAGAAGGCTTCTCTGCTGAGGACTTCAATCCTGAATTTTTCTTTAATTTCATAAATTCCGCTTCCCTCTTTCAGGAGAACAAAGCAGCAATAGTCAAATCTGCTCACAAGATCAAAAATGCTGCTGATGTCATAACCAAATGCAAAGATTGTGTGGAAACCCACCTCATATTCCTGACTCCTGAACTGAAAATTTCCAAAGAGATAAACAAGGCTTTAAAAGAAGCCGGCTTTGAAACTGAAATCGAAAAGAAGGCAAGGAAATATGATCTGACAGGTAAAATACTTCAGATGTTTGCCGATGCTGATTTCAGAATAGATTCATCAAGTGCAGCAGAGATAAACGAAATATTCGAAGGCGACCTGAAACAAATTACGAACGAAATAGAAAAACTGACTCTCTATTTTGCTTATAAAAAGCCTAAGTCCGCAGCAGATGTCATAAAGGCTGTAACAGCCAGAAAGCACGACAGTATATTCACCTTTATCGACGCCTATACTGCACGCAGCAGAAATGTATGCAATGTTATGCTGGACGGCTTTATATCTTCCGGAGAGAACCTCAACATACTGATAAGTCTCCTGTTCAAAAGAATGAGAGAGCTTTACTTATACATCAATCTTAAAGAACAGGTAAAAGAAAACCGTCCATGGATGCTGGATAAACTGAAAGCGGGTGTAAGAGCATGGCGCCACGAAGACCTTATAAGGCTTTACGGGCTTTTTGCTGAGTTGGACTACAAGAACAAAACAGGGCAGATATCCACACAGAATTACATGCTCAGGCTTGTTGCCGCTTTATAA
- a CDS encoding response regulator, with product MKTLLVVDDDESIRLLLRDEFCDNGYNVVTAVDGEEGLVAFNEQHIDVVVLDLNMPKLTGEQVAAKLKRKAPQVPVVIYTANPERLEKQEIAYDSLVYKSSDLEELVAKVTHLANV from the coding sequence TTGAAAACTTTGCTTGTTGTCGATGATGATGAGAGCATAAGACTGCTGCTTAGAGACGAGTTCTGCGACAACGGATATAATGTCGTCACAGCAGTTGACGGAGAAGAAGGGCTTGTGGCGTTTAATGAGCAGCATATTGATGTTGTTGTTCTTGATCTTAATATGCCGAAGCTCACAGGTGAGCAGGTAGCTGCTAAGCTTAAAAGGAAAGCACCTCAGGTTCCTGTTGTGATATACACAGCAAATCCTGAAAGACTGGAGAAACAGGAGATAGCATACGACTCTCTCGTTTATAAATCCAGTGATCTGGAGGAACTTGTCGCAAAGGTGACACACCTTGCCAATGTTTGA
- a CDS encoding helix-turn-helix domain-containing protein: MSKLGSTLKNKRETLGYDLDKVTEQTRISADIIAVLERGEYKSMPSYNHAKNFVKNYAEYLKMDLDEVQSLLDDECTKEDFNREVKYVAAPVTKETSAAPSGVKYIIPAILIIIILFTGFKVFTAMEKGKDLKQTEINENIKKEVDETVDNPVSNDEVKEVIENLNQTEQQDSLSDQPVPDKENKPQTPAKENSDSGKVDKDENAAMAAFMPEKKEEPAAVAKTAYVNFADVCWVHISIDGKEEMDFIAEKGNQREVTFRDYFLMDIGNAAVVSISYNNRTIAGLGAYKQPVKGLRFAVDDSNRLRYKSIK, translated from the coding sequence ATGAGTAAACTGGGATCAACCTTAAAGAATAAAAGAGAGACGCTTGGCTATGATCTAGACAAAGTTACAGAGCAGACAAGGATTAGTGCAGACATAATTGCTGTGCTTGAAAGGGGCGAGTATAAAAGTATGCCCTCCTACAACCATGCAAAGAATTTTGTCAAAAACTATGCTGAATACCTGAAAATGGATCTTGACGAAGTTCAGAGTCTGCTTGACGATGAATGCACAAAAGAAGATTTTAATCGTGAAGTTAAATATGTTGCTGCTCCTGTTACAAAAGAAACATCAGCGGCTCCTTCTGGTGTTAAATATATTATCCCCGCAATACTTATTATAATTATCTTATTTACAGGGTTTAAAGTTTTCACTGCTATGGAGAAGGGGAAAGACCTCAAACAAACCGAAATCAACGAAAATATTAAAAAAGAAGTTGATGAGACAGTAGATAACCCTGTAAGCAATGATGAAGTGAAAGAAGTGATAGAAAATCTCAATCAGACTGAACAGCAGGACTCCCTCTCTGATCAACCTGTGCCGGATAAAGAAAACAAACCGCAAACCCCGGCAAAAGAAAACAGCGATTCAGGCAAGGTAGATAAAGATGAAAATGCAGCTATGGCTGCATTTATGCCAGAGAAGAAAGAGGAACCTGCTGCGGTTGCTAAAACTGCTTATGTTAACTTTGCTGATGTCTGCTGGGTGCACATAAGCATAGACGGGAAAGAAGAGATGGACTTTATCGCTGAAAAAGGCAATCAGCGTGAGGTCACTTTCCGTGATTATTTCCTTATGGATATCGGGAACGCAGCGGTTGTTTCTATATCTTACAACAATAGAACCATTGCCGGACTGGGTGCCTATAAGCAACCTGTTAAGGGACTCAGATTTGCCGTTGACGACAGCAACAGACTCAGATACAAATCTATAAAATAA
- the nifU gene encoding Fe-S cluster assembly scaffold protein NifU, translated as MAKGPYSEKVMDHFMNPRNMGEIEDANGIGEVGNPACGDVMKIFLKINDDMIVEDVKFKTFGCGAAIASSSMATELMIGKSVEELLQLTNDAIVEALGGLPPAKIHCSVMAEEAIEEALKDYYKSKGEDPSVVDDMKAKVKKDN; from the coding sequence ATGGCTAAAGGACCATACAGCGAAAAAGTAATGGATCACTTTATGAACCCAAGAAATATGGGTGAAATAGAAGATGCTAACGGAATCGGAGAAGTCGGGAATCCGGCTTGTGGCGACGTTATGAAGATATTCCTTAAGATCAATGATGATATGATCGTCGAAGATGTTAAGTTTAAAACATTTGGCTGCGGAGCTGCTATCGCTTCCAGCTCAATGGCAACAGAGCTTATGATAGGCAAAAGTGTTGAAGAACTTCTTCAGCTAACAAACGATGCTATCGTCGAAGCTCTCGGCGGACTTCCGCCTGCGAAAATACATTGTTCCGTAATGGCGGAAGAGGCTATCGAAGAAGCTCTTAAAGATTATTATAAGAGTAAAGGCGAAGATCCTTCTGTTGTTGATGATATGAAAGCCAAAGTAAAGAAAGATAATTAA
- the leuS gene encoding leucine--tRNA ligase, translating into MKYNPAGIETKWQKIWEDEKLFKVEKDDTKEKFYCLEMFPYPSGKIHMGHVRNYAIGDVISRYKFMQGLNVLHPIGWDAFGLPAENAAIENSTHPAVWTKQNISYMKQQLKKLGLAYDWDREIATCDPEYYKWEQKIFIEMWEKGLIYKKKSHLNWCDDCNTVLANEQVEDGACWRCGNEVAIKELDGWYLKITDYADELLEYTDKLPGWPSKVLTMQSNWIGKSYGAKIDFKIKDIDDKITVFTTRPDTLFGATFMSVAPEHPIVKTLLAGTEKEKDGLAFIDSILKDDKISRMDDDKEKRGFFTGRYVLNPVTGIDMPIYIANFVLMDYGTGAVMAVPAHDQRDFEFAKKYGCDLRIVIQPKEELSLETMTEAYSGAGKLVNSGQFDGIPNEDAKKMIIDWLDDQNIGESTINYRLRDWQISRQRYWGAPIPFISCDKCGTVPVPMDQLPVKLPDVNFNPDMRGNPLDKVESFKNTTCPKCGGAAVRETDTMDTFMESSWYFMRYTSPDCDTAPFDKDQANYWMNVDQYIGGIEHAILHLLYARFYTKVLRDLGYINIDEPFKRLLTQGMVCKETYKCPDHGWLFPEDSTDGKCSKCGKDVTVGRVEKMSKSKKNVVDPNKLIQEYGADTARLFILFASPPERELEWSDTAVEGSFRFINRVWRLIQNNVNLFKEELPTSTEDDITKEILFHTNVTVKKVTEDIERYQLNTCVAAMMEFVNNLYAIEPKIQDGHKTHFKDAILTLMKLMAPFTPHAAEELYEMTGLPGHISRSDWPSFDEKLTQKDEITVAVQVNGKLRGQIDIPRNMGKDEVFVTAKQNENVQKHIEGLNMIKEIYVPNKLVNFVVK; encoded by the coding sequence ATGAAATACAACCCTGCGGGCATAGAGACCAAGTGGCAGAAAATCTGGGAGGACGAAAAACTTTTTAAAGTAGAAAAGGACGATACCAAAGAAAAGTTCTACTGCCTTGAAATGTTTCCGTACCCTTCTGGTAAAATCCATATGGGGCACGTCCGCAACTATGCTATCGGGGATGTTATTTCAAGATATAAATTCATGCAGGGGCTCAATGTACTGCACCCTATCGGATGGGACGCCTTCGGACTGCCCGCTGAAAATGCAGCTATAGAAAATTCAACCCACCCCGCTGTCTGGACAAAACAAAATATCAGCTACATGAAACAGCAGCTCAAAAAACTCGGTCTTGCGTATGACTGGGACAGAGAAATTGCCACATGTGATCCCGAGTATTACAAATGGGAGCAGAAAATCTTTATTGAGATGTGGGAAAAAGGACTAATCTATAAAAAGAAATCCCACCTGAACTGGTGCGACGACTGTAACACTGTCCTCGCTAACGAACAGGTTGAAGACGGTGCATGCTGGAGATGCGGCAACGAGGTTGCTATAAAAGAGCTGGACGGATGGTATCTCAAAATAACAGATTATGCTGATGAACTTCTGGAATATACTGATAAACTCCCAGGTTGGCCTTCGAAAGTTCTCACCATGCAATCCAACTGGATAGGCAAATCATACGGTGCAAAAATCGACTTTAAGATCAAAGATATAGATGATAAAATAACTGTTTTCACAACAAGACCTGACACTCTTTTCGGTGCTACTTTTATGTCTGTCGCCCCCGAACATCCTATTGTAAAAACTCTTCTCGCAGGTACAGAGAAAGAGAAAGACGGACTGGCTTTCATAGATTCTATTCTCAAAGACGACAAGATAAGCCGAATGGATGATGATAAAGAAAAAAGAGGATTTTTCACAGGGAGATATGTTCTCAACCCTGTCACAGGCATTGATATGCCTATATATATAGCAAACTTTGTCCTTATGGATTACGGTACAGGTGCAGTTATGGCTGTCCCTGCACACGACCAGCGCGACTTCGAATTTGCGAAAAAATACGGATGTGACCTCAGAATAGTTATACAGCCCAAAGAAGAGCTCTCTCTGGAAACAATGACAGAAGCCTATTCCGGTGCAGGCAAACTTGTTAACTCCGGTCAGTTTGACGGTATCCCTAATGAGGATGCTAAAAAAATGATTATTGATTGGCTGGACGACCAGAACATAGGTGAGAGCACAATCAACTACCGCCTTCGGGACTGGCAGATATCACGCCAGAGATACTGGGGGGCACCAATTCCGTTCATCTCATGTGACAAATGCGGCACAGTGCCGGTTCCTATGGATCAGCTTCCGGTGAAGCTCCCTGATGTGAACTTTAACCCGGACATGAGAGGAAACCCTCTGGACAAAGTCGAAAGCTTCAAAAATACTACCTGTCCGAAATGCGGCGGCGCAGCAGTGAGAGAGACCGATACTATGGACACATTTATGGAGTCTTCATGGTATTTCATGAGATACACATCACCTGACTGTGACACTGCGCCTTTTGATAAAGATCAGGCTAATTACTGGATGAATGTTGACCAGTACATCGGCGGTATCGAACACGCTATACTACACCTGCTCTATGCCCGTTTTTACACAAAAGTTCTCCGCGACCTCGGTTATATAAATATAGACGAGCCATTCAAAAGGCTCCTTACCCAAGGGATGGTATGCAAAGAAACATACAAATGTCCTGATCATGGATGGCTCTTCCCTGAAGATTCGACAGACGGCAAATGCTCCAAATGCGGTAAAGACGTTACTGTAGGACGTGTTGAAAAGATGTCCAAATCCAAAAAGAATGTTGTGGATCCAAACAAACTCATTCAAGAGTACGGAGCAGATACAGCAAGGCTTTTCATACTATTCGCCTCCCCACCGGAAAGGGAACTTGAGTGGAGTGATACTGCTGTGGAAGGCTCTTTCAGATTCATAAACAGGGTCTGGAGACTTATACAAAACAATGTAAACCTATTTAAGGAAGAGCTCCCCACCTCCACAGAAGATGATATAACAAAAGAAATACTCTTTCATACTAACGTCACTGTAAAAAAAGTTACAGAAGATATAGAAAGATATCAGCTTAATACATGTGTTGCAGCTATGATGGAGTTTGTGAATAACCTATATGCCATTGAGCCAAAAATACAGGATGGACACAAAACGCACTTCAAAGATGCTATACTGACACTGATGAAGCTTATGGCCCCATTTACACCTCACGCAGCGGAAGAACTTTACGAGATGACAGGGCTGCCAGGTCACATATCAAGGAGCGACTGGCCTTCGTTTGACGAAAAACTCACACAGAAAGACGAAATCACAGTTGCTGTACAGGTAAATGGAAAACTCAGGGGACAAATTGATATCCCCCGCAACATGGGCAAAGATGAGGTCTTTGTAACTGCAAAACAGAATGAAAATGTTCAGAAACATATCGAAGGGCTCAATATGATAAAAGAAATCTATGTACCAAACAAACTGGTAAACTTTGTGGTGAAATAA
- a CDS encoding NifU family protein — MSLKQRVEEVLDQVRPTLQADGGDIELLDVSEDGIVKVQLTGACGSCPFSTMTLKHGVEARLKDMIPEVKEVLSI, encoded by the coding sequence ATGAGCCTTAAACAAAGAGTAGAAGAAGTTCTTGATCAGGTCAGACCAACACTTCAGGCTGACGGAGGGGATATCGAGCTTCTTGATGTTTCTGAAGACGGTATAGTAAAAGTTCAGCTTACAGGTGCTTGCGGCTCTTGTCCTTTCAGCACAATGACTCTCAAACATGGTGTAGAAGCAAGACTCAAAGACATGATTCCAGAAGTTAAAGAAGTTCTTTCCATATAA
- a CDS encoding HD family phosphohydrolase, translating into MLTDSAFIDLASSLIRIRDLDELLDVMLTRIRHIHDADAGSIFIYDDNTDELVFKYTQNDSINLPFNQFRIPADEHSIAGYCAVKNNILALRDVYNIDDSFPFDFNPSFDKMSGYRTVSMLVFPINDINGRLIGVLQLINKKTKPIEISSENFSEIVVPFTKEDERTAHSLSGIIGMALENAMLYNSIEQMWEGFISACMTAIDLRDPVTSGHSERVTGYTVLTAEAMSADDDTFPDFQLTPAELKSLKYSCMLHDFGKLVINENVLQKANKLYPGMLEVIEFRFCAAKAMIKMRGGSDEEINELNGLLTLIKKANIPTFLDDDTSTGLEKCLSYEFEDFDGIKHTLLTEKEYYYLAIKRGSLTEEEREIIQSHANYTFDFLVKIPWTNELKLVPVLASLHHERMDGKGYPFGLSGEQIHMQGRIMAVADIFDALTAADRPYKKAMPVEKACAILKDEAERNALDKRVVDYFVDNALYESVIRRED; encoded by the coding sequence ATGCTTACAGACAGTGCGTTTATTGATCTTGCATCTTCGCTGATCCGTATAAGGGATCTGGACGAATTGCTTGATGTTATGCTTACCCGTATCAGGCATATACATGATGCTGATGCAGGCAGTATATTTATATATGACGATAACACCGATGAACTTGTTTTTAAGTATACTCAGAACGATTCTATAAATTTACCTTTCAACCAATTTCGTATTCCAGCCGACGAACACAGTATTGCAGGTTACTGCGCAGTTAAAAACAATATCCTTGCGCTCAGAGATGTTTACAATATTGATGACAGCTTCCCTTTTGACTTTAATCCAAGCTTCGACAAAATGTCAGGCTACAGAACAGTCTCGATGTTGGTGTTTCCTATAAACGATATTAACGGCAGACTGATAGGGGTGCTTCAGCTTATAAATAAAAAGACAAAACCTATTGAAATTTCTTCTGAGAACTTTTCCGAGATAGTTGTTCCATTTACAAAAGAAGATGAACGGACAGCTCATTCCCTTAGCGGCATAATAGGCATGGCACTTGAAAACGCAATGCTTTATAACAGCATAGAACAGATGTGGGAAGGCTTTATTTCTGCATGTATGACAGCGATTGATTTGCGTGATCCGGTTACAAGCGGTCATAGTGAAAGAGTCACTGGGTATACAGTGCTGACCGCAGAGGCTATGAGTGCTGATGATGATACCTTCCCCGATTTCCAGCTCACTCCGGCAGAGCTGAAGTCTTTAAAATATTCATGTATGCTGCATGATTTTGGGAAGCTGGTCATAAACGAAAATGTCCTTCAGAAAGCAAATAAACTTTACCCGGGAATGCTTGAAGTGATAGAGTTCCGTTTCTGTGCTGCAAAGGCTATGATTAAAATGCGGGGAGGATCCGACGAAGAGATCAACGAGCTTAACGGGCTCCTCACCCTTATAAAAAAGGCTAACATACCTACTTTTCTCGACGATGATACCAGCACAGGACTTGAGAAGTGCCTCAGTTACGAATTTGAAGATTTTGATGGAATAAAGCATACTTTACTTACAGAAAAAGAATATTATTATCTTGCGATAAAGAGAGGTTCTCTGACAGAGGAAGAACGTGAGATCATACAAAGCCATGCTAACTATACTTTTGACTTTCTGGTGAAAATTCCTTGGACCAACGAGCTTAAGCTTGTTCCGGTTCTTGCGTCTTTGCATCACGAAAGAATGGACGGCAAGGGATATCCTTTCGGGCTTTCAGGTGAGCAGATACATATGCAGGGGCGCATAATGGCTGTTGCTGACATCTTTGATGCTCTGACAGCCGCCGACAGACCTTACAAAAAGGCGATGCCGGTGGAAAAGGCGTGTGCTATACTGAAAGATGAAGCTGAGAGGAACGCTCTTGATAAAAGGGTTGTGGACTACTTTGTTGATAACGCTCTCTACGAAAGTGTAATCAGGAGGGAAGATTGA
- a CDS encoding LPS assembly lipoprotein LptE → MTKKAVLSALLALIIMTGCGYRIVITGKKAAFTIFPSVIANESGEIEVTSQFKDSINLYLATINALASENNADYTGEFTLTSLQFTGASSSSTTTTAYANMSIRILIEDKKGDEVFMRTFNASEDYANTSSMSETRSNRDEAVDDAINKIMTDFRNAFEK, encoded by the coding sequence ATGACTAAGAAAGCCGTTCTGTCAGCTCTGCTGGCTCTGATAATCATGACCGGATGCGGATATAGAATTGTTATAACAGGTAAAAAAGCGGCTTTTACAATCTTCCCGTCAGTCATTGCAAACGAATCAGGCGAAATAGAAGTTACATCTCAGTTTAAAGACTCTATTAACCTTTATCTGGCGACTATAAACGCTCTCGCATCTGAAAACAATGCAGACTATACTGGTGAATTTACGCTTACATCACTGCAATTTACCGGTGCGTCCTCATCCTCAACCACTACAACTGCATATGCAAATATGTCTATAAGGATATTGATCGAAGACAAAAAAGGTGACGAAGTCTTCATGAGGACTTTTAACGCTTCCGAGGATTACGCCAACACGTCTTCAATGTCTGAGACAAGATCAAACAGGGACGAAGCTGTTGATGATGCTATTAATAAGATTATGACGGATTTCAGAAATGCCTTCGAAAAGTGA
- a CDS encoding type III pantothenate kinase yields MIFAVDIGNTNVVIGVFDGDKIKTSYRVQADTMRTTDEYASTLLRLMESEGISKSDITGVIISSVVPRLIYTFSKLSKKYLNKEPLVIAPGIKTGVSIKMENPKEVGADRIVNAVAAKQLYGYPAIVVDFGTATTFDVIDSNGDYIGGVICPGVKLSSQILHSNTAKLPEVEIEKVNTVIGKNTIHSIQSGIYYGYLAMLDGILERIIAEEFKGMDVNVISTGGLGSIFTGECAYIQSYAPNLTLDGLRLIYEKNLI; encoded by the coding sequence ATGATATTTGCCGTTGATATAGGCAATACGAACGTAGTTATCGGTGTTTTTGACGGAGATAAAATAAAAACCAGTTACCGTGTTCAGGCAGATACAATGCGCACCACAGACGAATATGCTTCGACACTGTTGCGCCTGATGGAGTCGGAAGGTATAAGTAAGTCAGATATTACAGGGGTGATAATATCTTCTGTTGTGCCGAGGCTTATATATACGTTTTCCAAACTCTCTAAGAAGTATCTGAATAAGGAACCACTGGTTATAGCCCCGGGGATAAAAACAGGGGTGAGTATCAAGATGGAAAACCCGAAAGAAGTCGGTGCGGACAGGATTGTCAACGCTGTCGCTGCAAAGCAGCTTTACGGGTATCCGGCAATTGTAGTGGATTTCGGCACTGCAACAACTTTTGATGTTATTGATTCAAACGGAGATTATATCGGCGGTGTTATATGCCCCGGGGTGAAGCTTTCTTCGCAGATACTGCACTCTAATACGGCGAAGCTGCCTGAAGTTGAGATTGAAAAAGTCAATACGGTTATAGGTAAAAATACTATACATTCGATACAGTCAGGCATATATTACGGATATCTTGCTATGCTGGACGGTATACTTGAACGTATCATCGCCGAAGAGTTTAAAGGCATGGACGTAAATGTTATTTCCACAGGCGGGCTCGGCAGTATTTTTACAGGCGAATGTGCGTATATCCAGAGCTATGCTCCAAACCTCACCCTTGACGGGCTGAGACTGATATACGAGAAAAATCTGATATAA
- a CDS encoding cysteine desulfurase family protein — MIYLDNVAGTKPDQRVIEKMMPFFTEHYGNPSAHFYPIGREAFEAMEAARVQVAEFIGAKADEIVFTSSGTESNNLAIKGFLGHTANKGKHIIISEIEHFSVDTVVTKLLNDGYKITKLKVDNGGLVNPADLEKAINEDTVLVSIQYVNPEIGTIQYTEKLGEICKSKGVAFHVDAVAAAGFVEIDVNKLNCDMLSIASQNFFGPKGAAALFIKEGTKLIGLMDGGFQERGYRSGTENVPAIVGMGEACALAKAEMGDYVPRLVAMQKKLWEGLSGQFDFLHFTGHESRRRPGHVSFWIEYIEGESLLMWLSLKGIACASGSACSSNILADDEDDLVASSVLTAVGVPTDICAGSLGMSMSRYNIEEDVDKVLEVMPETVQKLCEMSPMYNRDK, encoded by the coding sequence ATGATATATCTTGACAATGTTGCAGGAACAAAGCCCGACCAGCGTGTTATCGAAAAGATGATGCCATTTTTTACAGAGCATTACGGGAATCCCAGTGCTCACTTTTACCCTATCGGACGTGAAGCTTTTGAAGCTATGGAAGCTGCAAGAGTTCAGGTCGCCGAGTTTATAGGAGCCAAAGCTGACGAGATCGTTTTTACGTCCAGCGGTACAGAGTCTAATAATCTTGCCATAAAAGGATTTCTCGGTCATACAGCGAACAAGGGTAAGCATATCATCATCAGTGAAATAGAGCATTTCTCTGTTGATACCGTGGTTACTAAGCTTTTAAACGACGGATACAAAATAACTAAGCTCAAGGTTGATAATGGCGGTCTAGTTAACCCGGCAGACCTTGAGAAAGCTATAAACGAAGATACAGTTCTTGTCTCCATACAGTATGTTAACCCTGAAATAGGGACTATTCAGTATACTGAAAAACTTGGCGAAATCTGCAAGTCAAAGGGCGTTGCTTTTCATGTGGATGCAGTTGCAGCAGCAGGTTTTGTTGAAATAGATGTTAACAAACTGAACTGCGATATGCTCTCAATCGCTTCACAGAACTTTTTCGGACCGAAAGGTGCGGCAGCTCTCTTTATAAAAGAGGGAACCAAGCTTATAGGTCTTATGGATGGAGGTTTTCAGGAGCGTGGTTACAGGAGCGGGACAGAAAACGTGCCGGCAATAGTCGGTATGGGTGAAGCTTGTGCTTTAGCTAAAGCCGAGATGGGAGACTATGTCCCCAGGCTGGTTGCTATGCAGAAAAAACTGTGGGAAGGGCTTAGCGGTCAGTTTGATTTCCTTCACTTCACTGGGCACGAATCTCGCAGGAGACCCGGACATGTTAGTTTCTGGATTGAGTATATCGAAGGGGAATCACTCCTCATGTGGCTCTCTCTGAAAGGGATTGCCTGTGCCAGTGGTTCTGCATGTTCCTCTAATATCCTTGCGGATGATGAGGACGATCTTGTGGCATCATCAGTGCTTACAGCCGTTGGTGTTCCTACAGACATTTGTGCCGGTTCCCTTGGTATGTCAATGTCCAGATACAATATAGAAGAAGATGTCGACAAAGTTCTTGAGGTTATGCCGGAAACTGTTCAGAAGCTTTGCGAGATGTCTCCTATGTATAACAGAGATAAATAA
- a CDS encoding biotin--[acetyl-CoA-carboxylase] ligase, whose amino-acid sequence MFDVSVYSQFYGKSGKLLYLEEIDSTNAYAVRTDLEPFTCVVADVQTSGRGRSGRVWHSDTDTNLYFSVVIGGLDSSMLLPLNIFAGYILSDTLKHLVDAKVKWPNDIIVNGKKLAGILMETSFSGGVLEKAVLGIGLNVNREVFPDDIKDIATSLYIETGEKHSREQILASFMTSFENSFDLFRSNRIDIVKLWSSYSAYLDKKITIHKDGVKTGYTEKGIDATGCLQAIDSTGSLKTIITGDIGYDICR is encoded by the coding sequence ATGTTTGATGTTTCTGTTTATTCGCAATTTTATGGGAAGTCCGGAAAGCTTTTATATTTAGAAGAAATTGACTCTACTAACGCATATGCGGTCAGGACAGATCTTGAACCTTTTACATGTGTTGTTGCGGATGTTCAGACATCCGGTAGGGGGCGCAGCGGGCGCGTCTGGCATTCAGATACAGACACAAATCTTTACTTTTCGGTAGTTATAGGCGGGCTGGATTCATCCATGCTCCTACCGCTTAATATTTTTGCGGGCTACATCCTGTCGGATACGCTGAAGCATCTTGTGGATGCAAAGGTGAAGTGGCCTAATGATATTATAGTAAACGGGAAAAAACTTGCCGGGATACTTATGGAAACTTCCTTCTCCGGAGGAGTGCTGGAAAAGGCTGTGCTTGGTATAGGACTCAATGTTAACAGAGAAGTTTTCCCTGATGACATTAAGGATATCGCCACATCTCTTTATATCGAAACAGGTGAAAAGCACAGCCGGGAACAGATACTGGCTTCCTTTATGACATCTTTTGAGAACTCTTTTGATCTTTTCCGGTCAAATAGAATAGATATAGTAAAACTTTGGTCTTCATACTCTGCTTATCTTGACAAAAAAATTACAATACATAAAGATGGTGTGAAAACCGGATATACTGAAAAAGGTATAGATGCAACAGGCTGTTTGCAGGCCATTGACAGCACCGGAAGCCTTAAAACTATAATCACAGGGGATATAGGATATGATATTTGCCGTTGA